One segment of Venenivibrio stagnispumantis DNA contains the following:
- a CDS encoding ATP synthase subunit I, with translation MTFVFLFFLGFITGVFYFLHLYNSVKKAILKRKNKLKFFERFLVFAVISIFVAYLFKIGIIAFLIGFYISRVLIQYKNLV, from the coding sequence ATGACTTTTGTATTTTTGTTTTTCTTAGGGTTTATTACAGGGGTATTTTATTTTCTTCACCTTTATAACAGTGTAAAAAAAGCTATTCTAAAAAGAAAAAATAAACTAAAATTTTTTGAAAGGTTTCTTGTTTTTGCAGTTATTTCTATTTTTGTTGCTTATTTATTTAAAATTGGGATAATTGCTTTTTTAATAGGTTTTTATATCTCTAGAGTGTTAATTCAATATAAAAATTTAGTTTAA
- the ychF gene encoding redox-regulated ATPase YchF, translated as MKLNIGIVGLPNVGKSTIFNALTETAKAGVANYPFCTIDPNVGIVNVPDERLYKIAELEKSKNIVPATIEFVDIAGLVKGASKGEGLGNQFLSNIRQVSAIAHVVRCFDDPDIVHVEGSVNPVRDAEIIETELILADLQSLEKRYEKTAKAAKTGNKEAKAELEILEKAKAILEDLQPLRLHLDKFEEEQIDWLKKTLYPLTIKPIMYIANIPEEDLPNGENNIYLKQLKEKAEKEGAPLVILCGKVEQELIELPKEERKEFLLALGLEEPGLNKMIKTGYKLLGLITYFTAGEKEARAWTIKEGTKAPQAAGEIHSDIERGFIAAEVINYEDYIKIGSMQKAKELGQLRIEGKDYIVKDGDIIYFRFNV; from the coding sequence ATGAAGTTAAATATTGGTATTGTAGGGCTTCCGAATGTAGGAAAATCAACTATTTTTAATGCTTTAACAGAAACGGCGAAAGCCGGTGTTGCAAACTATCCGTTTTGCACAATAGACCCAAATGTAGGAATTGTAAATGTTCCTGATGAAAGATTATACAAAATAGCAGAGCTTGAAAAAAGTAAAAATATAGTGCCTGCAACCATTGAGTTTGTAGATATTGCAGGATTGGTAAAAGGAGCAAGTAAAGGAGAAGGTCTTGGAAATCAATTTTTATCAAATATAAGACAAGTATCTGCCATAGCCCATGTAGTAAGATGTTTTGATGACCCTGATATTGTCCATGTTGAAGGTTCTGTTAATCCGGTAAGAGATGCAGAAATAATTGAAACAGAACTAATTCTTGCAGATTTACAATCCTTAGAAAAAAGATATGAAAAAACTGCAAAAGCAGCAAAAACCGGCAATAAAGAAGCAAAAGCAGAACTGGAAATATTAGAAAAAGCAAAAGCAATACTTGAAGATTTACAACCGCTAAGACTTCATCTTGATAAATTTGAGGAAGAACAGATAGATTGGCTTAAAAAAACATTATATCCACTTACAATAAAGCCGATAATGTATATTGCAAATATTCCGGAAGAAGATTTACCAAATGGAGAAAACAATATTTATCTTAAACAATTAAAAGAGAAAGCAGAAAAAGAAGGAGCACCCCTTGTAATTTTATGCGGTAAAGTGGAACAAGAATTAATAGAATTACCAAAAGAAGAAAGAAAAGAGTTTTTATTGGCTCTTGGTTTGGAAGAACCGGGATTAAATAAAATGATAAAAACAGGATATAAACTTCTTGGATTAATTACATACTTTACAGCAGGAGAAAAAGAAGCAAGAGCTTGGACAATAAAAGAAGGAACAAAAGCACCACAAGCAGCCGGAGAAATCCATTCTGATATAGAAAGAGGTTTTATAGCAGCAGAAGTTATTAATTATGAAGATTATATAAAAATAGGTTCAATGCAAAAAGCAAAGGAACTTGGTCAACTTAGAATAGAAGGAAAAGATTATATAGTAAAAGATGGAGATATAATCTATTTTAGATTTAATGTATAG
- a CDS encoding potassium channel family protein, with amino-acid sequence MKEKRIFAVIGLGKFGFHVAKTLAERGMEVIAIDKDEDRVKEVSEFVTQTYILDATDEKALRESGIKAVDVAVVSVGENLEANLMIVMLLNELGIKEIVAKAINPLHGKMLEKLNVSRVIYPEMETAIRVANSLIAKEIIEEIYLTENYSIFEIKVPQFMVGKTLAELDLRKKYDINVLGVKRENSVIINPAGEFMLQDGDILIVLGNINNVMDLL; translated from the coding sequence ATGAAAGAAAAAAGAATATTTGCGGTAATAGGTTTAGGTAAATTTGGTTTTCATGTGGCAAAAACTTTGGCAGAAAGGGGAATGGAAGTTATAGCCATAGATAAGGATGAAGATAGGGTTAAAGAGGTTTCAGAATTTGTAACTCAAACTTATATTCTTGATGCTACAGATGAAAAAGCTTTAAGAGAATCTGGTATAAAAGCAGTAGATGTTGCAGTTGTTAGTGTAGGTGAAAATTTGGAAGCAAATCTAATGATAGTGATGTTGTTAAATGAGCTTGGAATAAAAGAAATAGTAGCAAAAGCTATTAATCCTCTTCATGGAAAAATGTTAGAAAAACTAAATGTATCAAGAGTTATATATCCTGAAATGGAAACAGCTATAAGAGTAGCAAATTCATTGATAGCAAAGGAAATAATTGAAGAAATTTATTTAACAGAAAATTACAGCATATTTGAAATAAAAGTTCCCCAATTTATGGTAGGTAAAACTTTAGCAGAGCTGGATTTAAGGAAAAAATATGATATTAATGTTTTGGGAGTTAAACGAGAAAACAGTGTTATTATAAATCCGGCTGGTGAATTTATGCTTCAAGATGGAGATATTTTAATAGTTTTAGGCAATATTAATAATGTTATGGATTTATTGTAA
- a CDS encoding KUP/HAK/KT family potassium transporter, with protein sequence MDKVIKALGAVFGDIGTSPIYTFTVLSLFVKPTKENIFGIVSLICWTLVIIVTIQYVFLAMNLSKRGEGGIIVLKEIVTSLIKSSRILIFITFLSYVGFSLMLGDSVITPAISILSAVEGLPLISIFSGLERIDLVAIAIIITTALFFFQKYGIEKVGQYFGYIMILWFFVLFISGLQGLSFYPEIIASINPEYAINFILNNGFASFLILSDIILAATGGEALYADMGHLGREPIVKAWNFVFIALLFNYLGQGAFFISHSNSKNIYFDLMNTDFGIFYSAILILTILATIIASQATISASFSLIYQGIITGILPMLRIVHTSTELKPQIYIPSVNWLLFITILVVLIIFQSSENLAAAYGFAVSGTMTITGILLTVIYFMKKSYLYLLLSIFVFCVDLSFFIANFSKIEHGAYITIIIACFILALILIYNYGKYRLSKALNLVDINEYIKEFKELYQKSSKVEGSAIFFVKDIHKIPPYIINTTLKQNIIYQKNIFLSIGSLEQPFGKIIYNYGVITDGLEAISIKVGYMEILKLEKLLREIGINEKVIFFGIEDIFSNNPLGKIFAFIKRNTPSFVQFYNLPIHKTHGVLTRIKI encoded by the coding sequence ATGGATAAGGTAATAAAAGCTTTAGGAGCAGTTTTTGGAGATATAGGAACAAGCCCAATCTATACATTTACCGTTTTATCATTATTTGTTAAGCCTACGAAGGAAAACATATTTGGCATTGTTTCATTAATATGTTGGACTTTAGTTATTATAGTTACTATTCAATATGTTTTTCTTGCTATGAATTTAAGTAAAAGAGGGGAAGGCGGAATTATAGTTTTAAAAGAAATAGTAACTTCTTTGATTAAATCTTCAAGAATTTTAATATTTATAACTTTTTTATCATATGTAGGATTTTCTTTAATGCTTGGAGATAGCGTTATCACTCCGGCTATTTCTATTTTATCTGCAGTAGAAGGATTACCTTTAATCTCTATTTTTTCCGGATTAGAAAGAATAGATTTAGTAGCTATTGCTATAATAATAACAACGGCTTTATTCTTTTTCCAAAAGTATGGAATAGAAAAAGTAGGACAATATTTTGGATATATAATGATTTTATGGTTTTTTGTACTTTTTATATCAGGTTTACAAGGTTTATCTTTTTATCCGGAAATAATTGCATCAATAAATCCTGAATATGCTATAAACTTTATTTTAAATAATGGTTTTGCTTCTTTCCTTATTCTTTCTGATATTATATTGGCAGCAACCGGTGGGGAAGCTTTATACGCTGATATGGGACATCTTGGTAGAGAGCCGATAGTAAAAGCTTGGAATTTTGTTTTTATTGCATTGTTGTTCAATTATTTAGGACAAGGAGCTTTCTTTATTTCACATTCTAATTCTAAAAATATATATTTTGATTTAATGAATACAGATTTTGGTATTTTTTATTCAGCCATTTTGATATTAACTATATTAGCCACAATTATAGCATCCCAAGCAACAATAAGTGCTTCTTTTTCTTTAATTTATCAGGGAATTATTACTGGAATTTTGCCAATGCTAAGAATTGTTCATACCTCTACAGAGCTAAAACCACAAATCTATATACCATCAGTTAATTGGCTTTTATTTATAACTATTTTAGTTGTATTAATAATCTTTCAATCTTCAGAAAATTTAGCTGCTGCTTATGGTTTTGCAGTATCCGGAACAATGACAATAACAGGTATTCTTTTGACAGTTATATATTTTATGAAAAAATCTTATTTATATCTATTATTATCTATTTTTGTTTTTTGTGTAGATTTATCATTTTTTATTGCTAATTTTTCTAAAATAGAACATGGAGCATATATTACAATTATTATTGCTTGTTTTATTTTAGCTTTAATATTAATTTACAATTATGGAAAATATAGATTATCAAAGGCACTAAATTTAGTTGATATAAATGAATATATTAAAGAATTTAAAGAGTTATACCAAAAATCTTCAAAAGTAGAAGGTTCTGCCATCTTCTTTGTTAAAGATATTCATAAAATTCCTCCTTATATAATAAATACTACATTAAAACAAAATATTATTTATCAAAAAAATATATTTTTATCCATAGGAAGTTTGGAGCAACCTTTTGGAAAGATAATATATAATTACGGCGTTATTACAGATGGATTAGAAGCTATATCAATTAAAGTTGGATATATGGAAATATTAAAATTAGAAAAATTGTTAAGGGAAATTGGAATTAATGAAAAGGTTATATTTTTTGGAATAGAAGATATATTCTCAAATAATCCGTTGGGGAAAATATTTGCATTTATTAAAAGAAATACACCTTCCTTTGTACAATTTTATAATTTACCTATCCATAAAACCCATGGAGTTTTAACAAGAATAAAAATTTGA
- the mutS gene encoding DNA mismatch repair protein MutS, which produces MSNLDNNITPMIAQYHSIKKDYQDALLLFRLGDFYELFYEDAIIGSRELNIVLTKKKVSKDKDIPMCGIPYHSADSYISRLVMKGYKVAICEQLEPATPGKVVKREVIRVLTPGTYFDNDKIKSGLSAILEKGNKYAVSYLDLSTGEFLAAVLEKDEILSFISKFQPKEILTLKNSDLSLVEEYFKNIFITKLDEEFFDEKALKELLEFFNITHFYSLGFSNEEISALYSAAAVLKYARISQKSFLPFIKLLKPYKEDIYMRLDYSAQKHLEIINANDGSISLYQVINRALTGMGKRKLKFLLLHPLKNIKQIKERQEAVEELINNHKLRTQIREYLENIYDIERLISRISSNTLTPKDMVALRESLKIALKMKDLSKDINSFLLKDLFNQIEDLGYLVEKLDKYLEDNPPIHLKEGGLIKYGVDERVDELKDLKEKAVEWIRNYQEKLRNETGIQSLKIGFNKVMGYYIEITKPNLKFVPDYFKRRQTLSNAERFITDELQSFEEKVLSADEKIKALEYEIFSSLREEVSSLARQIAKTAESISMIDALVSLAQIAVEKFWTKPEISEDYKIDIKEGYHPVIKNFYEDFVPNSLYMDKDSFFHIITGPNMAGKSTFIRQSAIIIILAQIGSFVPAEKAEIGIVDAIFTRIGSGDALAKGLSTFMVEMLEMANILNNATEKSFIVLDEVGRGTSTYDGLSIAMAISDYIVNNIKAKTLFATHYHELTQMEYTHKGVKNFHMAVKEEDNHKITFLYKVMEGFSSKSYGIHVAKLAGIKDEIIKKAYEYLYKFETKKEDNDILKEDLNNLKQEIIKYEMEQDFSEIINEILDLDLATTTPLQALMILNDLKNRLKIYKR; this is translated from the coding sequence GTGTCAAATTTGGATAACAATATTACTCCTATGATAGCCCAATATCACAGTATCAAAAAAGATTATCAAGATGCACTTTTACTTTTTAGACTTGGAGATTTTTATGAGCTTTTTTATGAAGATGCAATAATAGGGTCAAGGGAATTAAATATAGTATTAACCAAAAAGAAGGTATCAAAAGATAAAGATATTCCTATGTGTGGTATTCCATATCATTCTGCAGATAGCTATATATCAAGGCTTGTGATGAAAGGTTATAAAGTAGCTATCTGCGAACAGCTTGAACCGGCTACACCCGGTAAAGTAGTAAAAAGAGAAGTTATAAGAGTTTTAACACCGGGAACATATTTTGATAATGACAAAATAAAATCCGGTTTATCTGCTATCTTAGAAAAAGGAAATAAATATGCAGTATCTTATCTTGATTTATCAACAGGCGAGTTTTTGGCAGCAGTTTTAGAAAAAGATGAGATTTTATCTTTTATATCCAAATTTCAGCCAAAAGAGATATTAACATTAAAAAATAGTGATTTATCTCTTGTTGAAGAGTATTTTAAAAATATCTTTATAACTAAATTAGATGAAGAATTTTTTGATGAAAAAGCTTTAAAAGAGCTTTTGGAATTTTTTAATATAACCCATTTTTACTCTCTTGGATTTAGTAATGAGGAAATATCTGCATTGTATTCTGCCGCTGCAGTTTTGAAATATGCAAGAATTTCACAAAAATCATTTTTACCATTTATAAAACTACTTAAACCTTACAAAGAAGATATTTATATGAGATTAGATTATTCTGCCCAAAAACATCTTGAAATAATAAATGCAAATGATGGTAGTATCTCCCTTTATCAGGTTATAAATAGAGCTTTAACCGGAATGGGAAAAAGAAAATTAAAATTTTTACTTTTACATCCATTAAAAAATATAAAACAAATAAAAGAAAGACAAGAAGCAGTAGAAGAGTTAATAAATAACCACAAACTTAGAACCCAAATAAGAGAATATCTTGAAAATATATATGATATAGAAAGATTAATATCAAGAATATCTTCAAACACATTAACACCAAAAGATATGGTGGCTTTAAGGGAATCTTTAAAAATAGCTTTAAAGATGAAAGATTTATCAAAAGATATAAACTCATTTCTTTTAAAAGATTTATTTAATCAAATAGAAGATTTAGGCTATTTAGTAGAAAAACTTGATAAATATTTAGAAGATAATCCACCAATACATCTAAAAGAAGGTGGTTTAATAAAATATGGTGTAGATGAAAGAGTTGATGAATTAAAAGATTTAAAAGAAAAAGCAGTTGAATGGATAAGAAATTATCAGGAAAAATTAAGAAATGAAACAGGTATCCAAAGTTTAAAAATAGGTTTTAATAAGGTTATGGGATATTATATAGAAATAACAAAACCTAATTTAAAATTTGTGCCGGATTATTTTAAAAGAAGACAGACATTATCAAATGCTGAAAGATTTATAACAGATGAGCTTCAATCTTTTGAAGAAAAAGTTTTATCTGCCGATGAAAAGATAAAAGCCCTTGAATATGAGATATTTTCTTCATTAAGAGAAGAAGTATCTTCTTTGGCAAGACAGATAGCTAAAACAGCAGAAAGTATTTCTATGATAGATGCTTTAGTTTCCTTAGCCCAGATAGCCGTTGAAAAATTCTGGACAAAACCGGAAATATCAGAAGATTATAAGATAGATATTAAAGAAGGTTATCATCCGGTAATAAAAAATTTTTATGAAGATTTTGTTCCTAACTCTCTTTATATGGATAAAGATAGTTTCTTTCATATTATTACCGGACCGAATATGGCAGGAAAAAGCACATTTATAAGACAATCTGCAATTATTATTATCTTGGCACAGATTGGCTCTTTTGTTCCGGCAGAAAAAGCAGAAATAGGAATAGTAGATGCAATATTTACCAGAATAGGCTCAGGAGATGCCCTTGCAAAAGGTTTATCAACATTTATGGTAGAAATGCTTGAAATGGCTAATATACTAAATAATGCCACAGAAAAAAGTTTCATAGTGCTTGATGAAGTAGGAAGAGGAACAAGCACTTATGATGGCTTATCAATAGCAATGGCAATATCAGATTATATTGTCAATAATATAAAGGCAAAAACTTTATTTGCTACCCATTATCACGAACTTACACAGATGGAATATACCCATAAAGGTGTAAAAAATTTTCACATGGCTGTCAAAGAAGAAGATAATCACAAAATAACATTTTTATATAAAGTTATGGAAGGATTTAGTAGTAAAAGTTATGGAATTCATGTTGCAAAACTTGCCGGAATAAAAGATGAAATAATCAAAAAAGCTTATGAATATCTTTATAAATTTGAAACAAAAAAAGAAGATAATGATATTCTTAAAGAAGATTTAAATAATTTAAAACAAGAAATCATAAAATATGAAATGGAGCAGGATTTTTCAGAAATAATAAATGAGATATTAGATTTAGATTTAGCAACCACAACACCACTTCAAGCATTAATGATTTTAAACGATTTAAAAAACAGGTTGAAGATATATAAACGCTAA